Part of the Equus caballus isolate H_3958 breed thoroughbred chromosome 5, TB-T2T, whole genome shotgun sequence genome is shown below.
AttacataaaacataaatgtgtTTTGAGAATATATCATTTCTTAGAAGTTTGTTTGGGAATGGATATTTTGTTCccccatctttttgtttttttaatgaaaaattttaaacaaacagGAAAGTACAAAGAAACTTTGAAGAGAAATACCGTCATCTTTCCATCTGTATTcaacaattgttaacattttgccatatttgctttataagcacacatacatacagataGATATTTTGCTGTGCTATTTGAAAGTAATTTGCAAACATTATGACCCTTAAGCTCTTAGATATTCCAGCATGCATCTCTTAAACTAAGATTATTCTCTTACGTAACTGAAATACCATTTTTACAtccaagaaaataataattccatATTATCTTATATCAAGTCTATATTCATATTTCTCTGATTGTCTTCAGAATGTGTTTTATAGGGTTTAAAAAAAACCTACCAGGATCCAATTTAGATGGACACATTTTATTTGGTGGATTTGTCCCTTTACTTTCTTTTAGTCTAGAACAGGCCATAAGAATAGGGagttttgatgaaaatgttgaaGATAGGAGAATTTGATGATGATAGCTTCAAGAAGAGAACCCACCGAATTGCCTTACCATCATGCTCTacatcttttgtttcattcaAGTGAAAAGAGGGAGTAGTTCTTGGTGCTCTTGgtttagaagaaagagaattttctgTGGATTCTTGAATACCAGTTCTTCTTAACtgataaaagaatataaatttactttaaaaaatggtacTGAATATACAATTAGGGGAGTCTGAATCAGGATATTAAAAGAACAATTAATATGCATCTTTTAGTTCATAATATGCTAATTGCTTTGATTTGAAAAAGGATAAGTAATGCTATACAGATTGTACAGATTACCTGTTCTCAAAATATTTAATCAGGCATATTACTTAAATGAGTTCAAAAATATggggaaagaaaggcagaaaggcAAAAAACAGAAATTGGTCAAAACCCAGCAAGTCCAAAGGAAGAGACTTTgcttagaatattttaatatgttctaCTTATTCATATGAATAGCATATATATTCTATTCAGTAACAGGCAGATTGTAAACTTAATAATTCTCAGTTGTAGGTCTTACTGATTCTCAGACCTGTCCTAAAGACATAGCAGGGAGTTTAAAAACAAAGCTGCTTTCTTGATAGTTTTTGACATGTAAACATTACTGTAGAGGAACAAATTGGCCAGCTTATTTGCTTACTTTCAATATATTCAATATGCCATTGTCTATTAGTTTAGCAgttaacagtttatttttaagtgtGCTGGGTTTGCATTGGATTGACTGATAACTTTTCTTATTGATGGCctgaaaaaaagcagaatatgTAATATTTTGAGTTATTAGGGATAGTTGTCGATGCCTGCGTAAGTGGCATTTCCTGTGACTTAATTCGTGAGGATCTGTTGTAAAGTGCACTTACTGGGGATTAGTCTTTCCTACTAAGTAACTGTGTGATCttaaagtcacttaaccttttaGAGCTTTggtttcttaatttaaatttgtGAAAGTTGGATCAGATGATCTAAGAATTCTCCCAActcaaaaatttattattttggattcttcacatattttattattaaacatttcaTAATAGTGACATTTTGCTTTTGTGAGCAGGTTCTTTTTGTCATAATAAAAGATATAGGAAAAAAGAATTTAGCAAAATAGCATAATAAGGAAATTATGGAAATCAAAAGTAGTTGGCAAAAAACCTTTTGGACAATTAGcaaaaataacctaccaaatTATGATTCATAAATTAGCAAACTAACCTGCTAAAATTGAGTCATAAAATTACtgaaatgtataatgatatgtttttttaatggaaattggtggtaatatatgttttataattctTGGCAACTATTTTTTATTACTGGTTTCTCTGGATCTGTGTTATTTTTGGAACTCTCTTGAATGCCTGTTTAATAGTATTACTAATATTTTTGAACTATGGTACTATATATTGGAATGCTTAGATTCTGATGTAGCTTTATTCTAAACAGGTATCTCTCTTCTTCACCTAGCCAGTTGTTTAcattgtatgttaattatattgtTGGGTGTTGAACTTTAACTATCAGGCACACAGTTtctaataataaaagtaataataatcatagcaaatttttattgatttctctgtGCTGATATGACATTACCTTTATTAATTCaacataatatttattgagtgcctactgtgtgtcagacagTGTTCTGTATTCTCGGGcttatagcaataaaaataatggaagaaaatctCTGTActcatagagcttacattctagtgtaGGGACAGACAAGATAAGTAACTAAAATACATATTATGTTTCGTAGAGGTaagtgttaagaaaaaaagagattaatgAGGGAGGTAGCCGGTTTCAAGGATGGGAGTAGGGGATTGTAATTTTTGATTAAGTGACCTGGGAGGGCTTCATTGGAAATTTTCCATTTGATAAAGACCTACAGGAATGCAAGTGGGTCATGCAGATACCAGGgaaaagagcattccagacagagggaacagcaagagtAGAGGCCCTGAGTGGCAGCATGTTTGATGTGTTTGAGTAACAGTGAAGAGGCCCGTGGGACTGGAGCAGAGGAGATCACTCCAGGAAGGTAATAAGGGTCATCTGGAGTCTTAGGGGCCACTGTGAGTGAGATGGTTTGGAACAGAGGCATgatctaatttaaattttaattaaattacttTGGCTTCTATATTGAAGATATACTCTACATGAATTATTTGTTTCCCACAACAATCTTATAAGATAGGTTCTGTTACTATTGACATAGAATAAGTCAGGAAACTGAGAGACAGAGGGGTTAGGTAattattcaaggtcacacaaaaGTTTTCGAGCCAAGCTTCAAACCCGGCTAGTGTATTAGCTTCAGAGgctaaaatcttttctttttttgtttaagattggcacctgagctaacaactgttgccaatctttctttttttttttcttctttttcttcccaaagccccccggtacatagttgtgtatttttagttgtgggtccttctagttgtggcatgggggatgccacctcagcatggcttgatgagcagtgccatgtccgcacccaggatctaaactgacgaaaccctggaccacggaagaggagtgcgcgaacttaaccacttggccacggggccggcccctcagaggCTAAAATCTTAAGAATCATGCTGATGTGATCCTTTTAATTCAactataattactttaaataatttaaggGTCCAATGTTTTCATAAAcctaaattttatgtaaaagatTGGACATACATGCATTAAAATGTTGACTTacctgattttctatttcttttatttggcTATGCTGTTGGTTTAATTGTCTGTATTGTTCTTCCATGGTCTGGAGAAGATCTTTGATACTGTTATCTTGCTGTTCTACAAAAGTCTGGAAATAGATTGTAGGTTGGTTagcagtttctttcttctttctcttttgttaaatTAGACTAATTTCCTCTATCACAATCTAATTTTTTAAGCTGAGTTAGAAAAATGAATATTGGCATGCTTCTTTTAAATAGTAcatacttttgtttttatgttttatttaaaatgtactgTCTCTAAAATCTGATTTCCTGAACTTTacttcaatgaaataaaaataaccccAGCATTTTAATAGGAATAAATCTTTACCATTTACTGTATTACTTTATCCACTTTAAACCTGGGAAAATAGTTTCAAAGTTatattcatttaactttttacttGCCTCCAATAATTTGCAATACTGTAATAATTTAGTGTTCTAAATTTTATTACTTGTAATTTTCATCTGAAATGTACGTTTAgttgttttcatatttaatgTTAGGGAAACATAAAAACCAACTTGAAAGTATaatgggaaattttattttctgaaggttttttttcttgaaaaatgaaatatttcaacaaTGCGACAAAGTACTTCAAGTAGcatgtcttaaaatatttttttaaaagatccacATTGAAAACATAATCCTGAACACTCTTTGAATTCTACTTACTTTAAGTGAAGTTACTTCTGGGTGTTCTTGAATTTCAGGTTGATTTTTAATTAACTTGGTTAATTGTTCCtccaaatatttcactttttgttGAAGTAGACTTTTTTCTTCTAGGAGGCTTTCCAGTTTTGAGTTGAGCTCAAGTGACATATTCTTCACTTCTTCATTTTTGACTTGGAGTTTGGATGTAGTTCTTCTaagttccttttcttcttctttgatttcattggTTTGTAGTGATAGAGCATAAAAAGACTGGTCAAATATGTTGAGTTTTTGAAATATGTCATTAATTTGACCCTTAGTTTTATGGACAAAGTCTTTAAGACCATGTCCTAACTGAAGGAGGCCATTTGCTAAAATTTTTACATCATCTAACATAGCAAATCTTGATTTTGGCTCTGGAGGTATAGAATCCAGTGATGAGTAGTCTTGATCAATTCTGGAAGAAATAACTAGAGGAGCAATAACAAGAAAGAGCTTAATCGTGTACATTTTTATCCTATTATTCGATTTCAAGCGATTTGGAACGAGTTTTCTCCTATAAGCAGACCTAGACTTCTAAACTCTCTTTCTGTCACTATTTGCCACATAAACAGTGAGGTTGGCAGGTGAATATAGTTAATCATTAAGCTGTGTAAACCTGTAGGAATGTAACCTTCCACACTGAGTTAGATTAATGctaaatgaaatcaaagaaatgagTAACTAACTTAATAGGtcatttaattttgtattttttatttaattttactataTTATAAACTGCACTTTCAGTGTTATGAGATCTAAcactcattctttttaaagctcattttaacttttcatgatttttaaagatatttacagGTAAAAACCAAAGTATTTGACTGTAAATTCATGATGAAAGTTgaggaaaaattaatgaatgaagtATTCATTTCCTAAattgttattttagtttttttggaAACAGTGACCCATCCCTAAAAATGCCTTCTCTCTTAAGACTTCTTCCACTTCTTCGGTTGGTATTAATGATGGCTCTCAATGCTGCATTCCCATGGTACTCTGTATAAGCTAGCATATGATTATATATTCCTTATTATTTGTCACTATAATTTATGTTAGTATGTCTTTTTGCTTCAGATAATCTATCATGACCATATTTGTGTATTCTCACAAAATCTCATCTATAAGTATCATTAAAAGGCATTTCACcccttttctccattatattctATGTCTCTGTGTTCTAGCCTCTTTTCCATGTGCCCATGGAAAGACCAATAGATATGTGATCTTCTAAGGTCAAACTGGAATTAAAGACTTGCAGTGTCAGAAACTATTTGCCCCTTGCAAATTTTTCTGAAGTTTGTGAGCTTGGTAACAAATTTGATAATACAAatttaacaaaaccaaaaaaatagtagtatggttaaaaataaatgttcctcACTGTGCTTCTAACTTagtgttaaaaggaaaaatactaaatGCTTCAACAAGTTATAAGTGATTATCCCTCTTCATTGTTCACTAAGAACTTTTtgagaaaataatcttttaaaaatgacttatCTTGAcaaattaatagaataaaatcGTTAAGACTTTGAGAATCAGACTGGTCTGGGTCAGAAGCCAGCTCTGGCTGTCTGGCCTTGcgcatgttacttaacctctctattcctcagtctcctcatctgtaagttgGGGTAGTTATAGTACATACTTAATAGGGTTATGAGAATTAagagaaataatacatgtaaagcacctagaacagtgtttggcaAATAGAAAGTACTCAGAATGTTATTTTCTGTATCATGTGAAATGACCTTCTAACCTGTATGTGTAATCAGCCCtacataaaatagatttttcatGAAGTTAATAGCTTTTTTGCAAAGGGAAGAATTTAACATAATGAATTTCAGTTAATTGCAAATTGTCAAGGAAAACTTTACAAACTGAAccatttctaaatttctattcTTAGAAATGCCTGTTGCTGGTATAAAATAGAGGCCCTTTCTTTTGATGATTTAGGCTTAAGAGCTTTTGGATATAGTGGTTACAGTAGAGGTAGTATACCACAGTGGTCATACGTGACTCTGGAGAGAGGCTGGCTGTACTGGAGTCCTGCTTCTGcttttcttcagctctgtgaccctTGGTCAAATTACTTAGCTTTCTGtacctctttttttctcatctgtcaagtgAAGATAATACCTTCTTTATAGGGTTGTATGAAgattaaaaattagtatttttaaagcacttagcacactaCCTGTTGTATAGTAAACACTACACAGTATTATATATTAACTATTTTTTGGTAATTAGAAACAAACAATGCATTTATGcccattttgtaatattttattggtGAATATTATCTAAGCTCATGTTAAGATGACAAGTTGGGAAATTTTGCTGGAATCTGGTTTTCTGAGTTTTGGTTTCTTGGACCTTGATAAATACAGGAATTATGTCTTTTGTTTAGCCTGTGTGTACTTTTTCTGAGTGTTCAGTACAGAACCGTATAAATAGTTCTGTTGGTAACGGAAATAAAGAAtgcaagtaaataaaaatatacaaatacttccaccaatggagaagaaaaacaaaaaatttccttattcttcatttttatcgTACCCTTACCACTGGTACATGTTATAGAATTATAAGTGTATGTTGAACTACTGAGGAAGtttgaattttctccttttttttttttaaagggaagtgTTAGTGCTGTGATCATTGGTCATAAAGGGCATATTTCGAAACTTCTGTTAACTAAACTGtctgcttttctcacttaaaacTATCGACCCTGATATTTCATCCACCTTCTAGTTGAGGAGGAATTGAGATGGGCCAGCTTCTCTTTTCTATTGTACTATAAGCTGTTTATTGGCAAGatctctttttaatttatatgcCAGCACTTTAGTGCAATGCCTTACATGTTggagaaacaataaatatttattgcatgaatGAGAGAATGATAAAGTCGTAATATGAGAGTTCTCCAAGGGTAAAATTTGATATAGTAGATGTTCACCCCTTTTTGATATTGGGTGTTCTTTTCAGAGATTGGAATTTGAAAAGTAGGCCCTTCCGTGCATAAAAGTAACTGGACACTAATACGAGAGAGAGGCTGTGTGTtagattttctttccattttggtTACTATACTACTAGAATATTAACACTTTTGCACAATTTGTACAATTCCTCACGTGTAACATTAACAGATATATTAGAGGCAATGGTCACATATTCTTGGTTTATAGTATATTTTCTCTGGGCAGAACTAtctggataattttttttcttatagtagTCTGACATGTTattcaatataattaaaataaataatcggCCTAAGTATAAGCTGCAGAAGAATGTCAAGCTAtgggaaaatgtaataaaaatagtaattttataaatgattttaCATCTACCTTTTAATGCTTCCTGTCTGAATACACATTGTTAAAGGCAGAGTCTAATCTTTGCTTGGACCTGTGCCTGTTTAAATAGAACCCTGGTCAAATGTAACCAGTAAtgttagaaaaagtaaaattttttatgCCAAAGGAAATAAGAACCTAAGCAAAATTGGGCCCTAATCTAAGGATCTCTAGTTTCTAAGAACTAATATAGGAAACTTCTTAGATACACAGAATTGTAGGTCATTTAGGAGCCTTGTTTAAATTCCAAGCAAAGTCCTTTATCCTCCCCCAGGTTGTGCAATCTTAGGGAGATACAACTTCCAAAAAAAACATAAGGCATTTTGACTCTTTTGAATATAGTGTCCTCTTTAATGTCTTCCTTTTTACTATGATTATTTGTTTTTGAATATGTATATTCGGTAGAAAGATTCTGAAAGTAACtgagaaaaacacatttataaatagAAATGTTTATATTGACTAAAGAGTAATGCTAGAGTACTACACTGGCGCCCCTTTCCTCACTTGTCCAGAGCAGCATTTTCCAGTGGAAATATAGTGTGAGTTATACGtgtaaaaaaactaaaagaaacaagtgaagttaattttaatagtatattttatttaatccaatatatcaAAAGTTATTTCAACGTGatcaatataaaaatgttaattagatattttatattctcttttcatATTAAGTCTTTCAAATCTGGTGTGTGTTTTATACTTAAGCATATCTCAATTAGAAAAGGGGCGTATCAAGTGCTTGGTCGTCTTAGTACACTATTTTATTGGACAGTACAGATCCAGAAGATGAGTGACCTTTGaaggaatcattttatttatcttaatttttttgtgttcactattaataaatgttaaatctttctttttttttgaggaaggttagccctgagctaactactgcccatcctcctctttttttttttttgctgaggaagactggccctgagctaacatccatgcacatcttcctctactttatacgtgggatgcctaccacagcatggcgtttgccaagcagtgccatgtccgtacccgggatctgaaccggtgaaccctccgggccgctgagaagcggaatgtgcgcacttaactgctgcgccactgggccagcccctaaatgttAAATCTTTTTATCTTGGAAGTATTTATTGTAGAAATACAGATACTTCAAAAAcctgtaaaaaatgaaaatcttgactcttcactgttaatattttgggtCATTCATACCAGATCCCTTGAATGACTAGCTAAACATAGTTTTTTTTCCAACACAAATGGGATCTTGTTATATATAGCTTATATTACATGTATAAATCATTTTGGAAAGTTCATAGATGTTGATTTGTCAAATTAATCCTTCAGAAGAGTTGTGCCAATTTACCTCCCTACCAAGAGTATATGAGAGTTCCTATTTTCCCATGAATTTTTACTGATGCTTTGaatgacaaagacaaaaaatatcaagaaatctAATAGGCAAATAAATCTAGTTTATTTTGCTGGCCATCTATTTTGCTCTCTTTGTGAATTTCCTGAGCATTATGTAAGTCCCCCCATCAAACTCCTCGCTCCTTTTTTtaagtttgtctttttctggctaattttaggaattatttacttattatggATACTAACTCTTTGTCATATATGTAAGTGTTTTTCCAATTTGTTGTCTTTCTTCTACCTGTGTTTATAGTATCATCTGCTCTGTAGAGgctttaaaatttgtcttttatgatttttgtGGCTCATGCTGAGAAATTCCTTACTCACCCTATAAAATATGGtttctttaaagcttttctagtacttttatggttttatttatttattttttttaaagattggcacctcagctaacaactgttgccaatcttcttcttttttcttcttcttcttcttctccccaaatctccccagtacatagttgtatattcagttgtgagtgcctctggttgtgctgtgtgggatgccacctcagcatggcctgacaagtggtgccatggctGTGCCCggggtccaaaccagtgaaaccccaggctgctcaagcggaacgcgcgaacttaaccactcggccacggggcccgc
Proteins encoded:
- the ANGPTL3 gene encoding angiopoietin-related protein 3, which codes for MYTIKLFLVIAPLVISSRIDQDYSSLDSIPPEPKSRFAMLDDVKILANGLLQLGHGLKDFVHKTKGQINDIFQKLNIFDQSFYALSLQTNEIKEEEKELRRTTSKLQVKNEEVKNMSLELNSKLESLLEEKSLLQQKVKYLEEQLTKLIKNQPEIQEHPEVTSLKTFVEQQDNSIKDLLQTMEEQYRQLNQQHSQIKEIENQLRRTGIQESTENSLSSKPRAPRTTPSFHLNETKDVEHDDFPADCTTIYNRGEHTSGIYSIKPSNSQVFNVYCDVISGSSWILIQRRIDGSQNFNETWQNYKYGFGRLDGEFWLGLEKIYSIVKRSNYILRIELEDWKDNKHYIEYSFHLGNHETNYTLHLVEITGNVPNALPEHKDLVFSTWDHKAKGQLNCLESYSGGWWWHDVCGGDNPNGKYNKPRSKTKPERRRGICWKSQNGRLYTIKSTKMLIHPIDSESFELRQIKKPMN